One Cyanobacteria bacterium FACHB-DQ100 DNA segment encodes these proteins:
- a CDS encoding lipid-A-disaccharide synthase: MAVDILILSNAPGELATWVKPTVRELRAQLGSEPRISIVLSPCPNASGQEAEIARSYPEVDRVQSAEHFFPFLLGGKTADNWDWHDRGVVIFLGGDQFFPVVIGKRLGYRTVIYAEWEARWHRWIDRFGVMRSEILDRAPAQFRDKISVVGDLMAEVQTQQTSPSSQEYIGLLPGSKPSKLMQGVPIMMAIAEEIQRDRPQAQFVIPVAPTLDLPTLAKYADPEQNPIVPLMGNVSGELIQGDRLILKTQNGVAIELWQSRNEERVPVYEVLSQCQLCITTVGANTAELGSLAVPMIVILPTQQLDAMRSWDGLLGLLVNLPGVGSSMAKLINSMMLKRLGLLAWPNIWAKEMIVPELIGKLKPQEVADLAIDYLEHPEKLDQMRDRLRRVRGEPGAAKKLVAIVAEELAL; this comes from the coding sequence ATGGCTGTTGATATTCTGATTCTGTCAAATGCTCCGGGTGAACTTGCAACCTGGGTAAAGCCCACGGTTCGGGAACTCAGAGCGCAACTCGGTTCAGAGCCGCGAATTTCGATCGTGCTGTCTCCCTGTCCGAACGCTAGTGGACAAGAGGCGGAAATCGCCCGGAGTTATCCCGAAGTAGATCGCGTTCAATCCGCAGAGCATTTTTTCCCGTTTCTGCTAGGAGGAAAAACAGCGGACAACTGGGACTGGCACGATCGCGGCGTGGTGATTTTTCTGGGTGGCGATCAGTTTTTCCCGGTGGTGATTGGCAAGCGGTTGGGATATCGCACCGTGATTTATGCCGAATGGGAGGCCCGATGGCATCGCTGGATTGATCGCTTTGGTGTGATGCGATCGGAAATTCTCGATCGCGCCCCCGCTCAATTTAGAGACAAAATCAGCGTGGTTGGGGATCTCATGGCAGAAGTGCAGACTCAACAGACAAGCCCTTCCTCACAAGAATACATCGGACTGCTGCCGGGATCAAAGCCTTCAAAGCTGATGCAAGGTGTGCCGATCATGATGGCGATAGCTGAAGAAATTCAGCGCGATCGTCCTCAAGCGCAATTTGTGATCCCCGTTGCTCCAACGTTAGATCTACCCACTTTAGCGAAGTATGCTGATCCAGAACAGAATCCGATCGTGCCGCTCATGGGCAACGTTTCCGGCGAATTGATTCAAGGCGATCGACTGATATTAAAAACTCAGAATGGAGTCGCGATCGAGCTTTGGCAATCTCGAAATGAGGAGCGGGTTCCAGTTTATGAAGTGCTGTCCCAGTGTCAATTGTGTATCACAACAGTTGGCGCGAATACCGCAGAGCTTGGATCGCTCGCTGTGCCGATGATTGTTATCTTACCCACACAGCAGCTTGATGCGATGCGGTCATGGGATGGACTCTTAGGATTGCTTGTTAATCTGCCGGGAGTCGGCTCTAGTATGGCAAAGCTGATCAACTCGATGATGCTGAAGCGATTGGGCTTATTAGCTTGGCCCAACATTTGGGCAAAAGAAATGATCGTGCCAGAACTAATTGGAAAACTGAAGCCGCAGGAAGTCGCAGACCTGGCGATCGATTATCTTGAGCATCCCGAAAAGCTAGATCAGATGCGCGATCGACTTAGACGAGTGCGGGGAGAACCAGGAGCCGCGAAAAAACTGGTCGCGATCGTCGCTGAAGAATTAGCACTTTAG
- a CDS encoding carotenoid oxygenase family protein, whose translation MQGFQLFEHAATVPTKAYNTKEWQRGYRSLTQEYDYWIDEIEGELPAELNGTLFRNGPGLFEVNGERFQHPFDGDGMISAIAFHDGRAHFRNRFVRTEGYLAEQKAGKILYRGVFGTQKSGGWLANAFDVRIKNIANTQVIYWGGKLLALWEAAEPHRLDPKTLETLGLEYFDGKLGKGAPFAAHPWIDPSSKFDGGKPCLVNFSIKAGLSFTIAIYELDVDGNIVRQHDYPVPGFAFIHDFAITPNYCIFFQNPVKFNPLPFLAGTRSAGECIQFQPDQPTKVLIIPRDSAIKAKPQTLETPSGFVFHHANAFEQEGEIVIDSVCYTSLPAVEPGADYRETEFDALSPGQLWRFRMNLETGQVDRTLLEPRCCEFPFIHPAKAGRPHRYIYMAAAHAETGNAPHQAIVKVDVETGARQLCSFAPTGYVSEPVFVPRGKATEAGLYTELQGEEDDGWLIATVFNTERDRTDVVIVDAKDLSIVTTLHLKHHIPYGLHGTFTPHYFES comes from the coding sequence ATGCAAGGGTTTCAGCTTTTTGAACATGCGGCTACGGTTCCGACCAAGGCTTACAACACGAAAGAATGGCAGCGGGGCTATCGATCGCTCACGCAAGAATATGACTACTGGATCGATGAAATTGAAGGCGAACTGCCAGCCGAGTTAAACGGAACGCTGTTTAGAAATGGGCCTGGATTGTTTGAGGTCAACGGCGAAAGATTTCAGCATCCGTTTGATGGAGATGGCATGATTAGCGCGATCGCTTTTCACGATGGACGCGCTCACTTCCGCAATCGGTTTGTCAGAACTGAGGGCTATTTGGCGGAGCAGAAAGCTGGAAAAATTCTCTATCGCGGCGTGTTCGGGACGCAGAAATCTGGCGGTTGGTTGGCGAATGCCTTTGATGTCCGGATTAAAAATATCGCCAATACGCAGGTGATTTACTGGGGCGGTAAGCTGCTGGCATTGTGGGAAGCGGCTGAACCCCATCGACTTGATCCAAAAACTCTAGAAACGCTGGGTTTAGAGTATTTCGACGGCAAGCTAGGAAAAGGCGCACCGTTTGCGGCACATCCCTGGATTGATCCGTCGAGCAAATTTGACGGTGGCAAGCCTTGCTTGGTGAATTTCTCGATCAAGGCAGGGCTATCGTTTACGATCGCAATCTACGAACTCGATGTTGATGGCAATATTGTTCGCCAGCACGATTATCCGGTGCCTGGATTTGCCTTTATTCACGACTTTGCCATTACGCCGAACTACTGTATTTTCTTCCAGAATCCAGTGAAGTTTAACCCGCTGCCGTTTTTAGCAGGAACGCGATCGGCAGGAGAATGCATTCAATTTCAGCCGGATCAGCCGACAAAGGTTCTGATCATTCCACGCGATTCGGCGATTAAAGCAAAACCTCAAACTCTCGAAACTCCATCCGGCTTTGTGTTTCATCATGCAAACGCATTTGAGCAGGAGGGCGAGATTGTGATTGATTCAGTTTGTTACACCAGTTTGCCCGCTGTTGAACCTGGTGCAGATTACCGAGAAACTGAGTTTGATGCACTTTCACCCGGTCAACTGTGGCGTTTTCGCATGAACTTAGAAACGGGTCAGGTCGATCGCACTCTACTCGAACCCCGCTGCTGTGAATTTCCGTTTATTCATCCGGCAAAAGCTGGACGACCACATCGCTATATCTACATGGCGGCGGCTCATGCGGAAACAGGGAATGCACCGCATCAAGCGATCGTCAAGGTCGATGTCGAGACTGGAGCGCGGCAGCTTTGCAGCTTTGCGCCCACGGGATATGTGAGTGAACCTGTGTTTGTTCCGCGTGGAAAGGCAACAGAAGCAGGACTTTACACAGAATTGCAGGGCGAAGAAGATGACGGATGGTTGATTGCAACGGTGTTTAACACAGAGCGCGATCGAACCGACGTGGTCATTGTCGATGCCAAAGATCTCAGCATTGTTACAACGCTGCATCTGAAGCATCACATTCCCTATGGATTGCACGGAACCTTCACGCCGCATTACTTTGAGTCGTAA